The Pyxidicoccus sp. MSG2 DNA segment GGACCTCCGCCTTCCGCTGCCGCCCGTCTTCCTCGGGAAGACGATTGTCGTCCCGTCGCTGGCGTACGAGACACGCTGGCTGGCGCTGGAGCCGCGGGGCGCCCTGGCGGGCCTCGACGAGGACGTGCTGGGCCGTCGCTTCCACCGCCTCCAGCTCGGGCTCACGGTGGTCCGGCCGCTCGCGCCCCGGTGGCTCCTGTTCGCCGGGGCATCCGGCATCGCGCGCACCGACTTCCGCAACGCCTTCGACGTGGGCATGGACATGTCCTGGGTGGGCTACGCCATGGCGAACTACCTGATTGGCGGTGACCCGGGCATGCGGCTGATGTTCGGGCTCGTCGTGATGTGGCCCTTCAACGTCCTCCCGGTCATCCCCATGGTGGGCTTCACCTACCGCAAGGGGGCCTACGTCGTGGAGCTCGGCCTGCCGCGGCTCACCCTGCTGCGGAAGTTCGGCGACGGGCTGGAGCTGGGCCTTACCGGCGCGTTCGATCAGCAGGTCTTCCACGCCCGCCTCCCGGGAGATGGCCAGACGCTGGGCGCGCACTTCGTGCAGGAGACGTCGATGCACGTCGGCCCCACGGCGAACGTCCGGCTGGGGGGCGGCAGCGTCTGGCTGAGTACGTCCGTCGGGCTCGACCTGCTCAACGACTTCTCGCTGCTCGACGGCGACCGGGAGCGGCTGGGCCTCGGTGTCGGCTCCACGCGCGCCGCTCCCTTCGTCCGGGTGGCCGTGAACTGGCGCCCGCCCCGGCGGATGCCGAAGGCACCGGAGCCGCCAGGCAGCGGCCCCGCCCCCGCGGCTCGGTGAGCGAGGCCCTTCCTCCATCTGCGCGGAGGAAGGGCGCGGGCCCGTTGGACAGGGCCTCACCTCTTCATGTCATCGCGTGGCGGCCGGCTGCTCGAGGCGCTTGACGGTCTCCGCGGCGCTCGTGTTCTTGGGGTTCAGCTCCACGGCGCGGCGGTAGTTCACGAGCGCCTGCTCCTTGTTCCCGCCGGCCAGGTACGCCTCGCCGAGGCTGTCGTAGACGTTCCCCTCGCCAGGGAACATCTCCACGTTGAGCTTGAAGATCTCGATGGCCTCCGCCACGCGCCCGGAGCCGAGGAGCCGGTAGCCCACATTGTTCAGCTCCCGCTCGGCGAAGTCGTACTCGGTGGCCTTGGTGGTCTTGAGGGTCCGGTACCGGGCGATGGCCTCCGCGGCGGACGACTTCTCGAGGGTCGCCATCACGACCTCGCCGATGGACGCCTGGGGCTGCTTCGGCGGGATGCCATGAAGGATGCTCAGTGCCCCCGTCGCCATCGCCATCAGCTTCGAGCCACGGGCCGTGTTGTCGAGGAGGACGACGACCTCCTTCCGCTCGGGCGCGCGGACGAACAGGGCGCTGAAGCCATTGATGCCACCGCTGTGGCTGATGGTGGCGACCTCCGTCTTGCCGTCATGCAGCTTGATGGGCCCGACGTGCCACCCGAAGGCGTAGTCATCCAGCGCGGTGGTGAACATCCGCTGCTTGAGCGGTGCGGGAAGCAGCTTGTCTTCGTAGAGGGCTCGGTCCCAGCGGTAGAGGTCCTGCACCGTCGAGTACATCGAGCCCGCGGCGTAGGGGAGGCCCATGTCGAGGTAGGGCGCGTTGACGTACCCGCCAGGCTGCGCCTCGTAGCCGCTGGCGCGCTTCGGGAGCACGGTGGCGGACACGTCGTAGCCCGTGTTCTTCATGCCCACCGGGTCGAAGATGCGCTGCTGCAGCGTCTGCGCGTACGTCTGTCCGGTGACCTTCTCGATGACGGCGCCGAGCAGGAAGTAGCCGGAGTTGCTGTAGTTGAACTTCGTGCCGGGCTCGAACTCCAGGTCACCGCTGCAGAACTTCTTCACGAAGTCCGCGACGGTGTAGGGGTCGCGTGAGGCGGTCTTGAAGAAGGTGGGGTTCGTGTAGTTGGGGAGGCCGGAGGTGTGGTTCAGCAGGTGGGCGATGGTGATGCGGTCGCCCGTGTCCTTGCGGTAGTCCGGCAGGTACTTCGTGACGGGGTCCTCGACCTGGAGCTTCCCCTCCGCCACGAGCTGCATGATGACCATCGAGGTGAACTGCTTCGTCACCGAGCCGATGCGGAACTTCGTGTCCGGCGTATTCGCCACCTGCCACTCGAAGTTCGCGAAGCCGTAGCCCTTCTCGAGGATGACGCCCTTCTCGTTGGCCACCAGCACGCTGCCGTTGAACTGGTTCATCTGCTGGTACTTCGTGATGAGCCGGTCCAACTCCTGCCGCTGCGATGCCGCCTCGGCGGCAGGCCCCACACACACCCACGCCACGACCACGCCCACGCAGAGCGTCTTCAGCCAGTTCATTCGTCCTCCAGGAGGTTCCCGGGACGTACGGTAGCTGGCGGCGGCGATTGCGTGGGCGCGTCACATCGCCAGGGCGCCCGGCAGGAGCAGGGGTGTGTGCCTGGCGGTGGTGGCCTGGGGGAGTTGGATGCGGAAGGTGGAGCCGTGTCCCGGCTCGCTCTCCACGTGGATGGAGCCGCCATGCGCCTCGAGGATGCGCCGCGCCACGGAGAGGCCCAGGCCGACGCCCGGGATGTTGGCGCGGTGCGTGGCGCTGCGGCGGAAGGGCTCGAAGATGCTCTCCCGCTCCGAGGGGGCCACCCCGACGCCCGGGTCGTGCACCGCCACCCAGGCCCCATCCGCCGTGTTTCCGACCTCCACCCGCACCGTGCCTCCATCCGGGGAGTACTTGATGGCATTGCTCAGCAGGTTG contains these protein-coding regions:
- a CDS encoding beta-lactamase family protein, whose translation is MNWLKTLCVGVVVAWVCVGPAAEAASQRQELDRLITKYQQMNQFNGSVLVANEKGVILEKGYGFANFEWQVANTPDTKFRIGSVTKQFTSMVIMQLVAEGKLQVEDPVTKYLPDYRKDTGDRITIAHLLNHTSGLPNYTNPTFFKTASRDPYTVADFVKKFCSGDLEFEPGTKFNYSNSGYFLLGAVIEKVTGQTYAQTLQQRIFDPVGMKNTGYDVSATVLPKRASGYEAQPGGYVNAPYLDMGLPYAAGSMYSTVQDLYRWDRALYEDKLLPAPLKQRMFTTALDDYAFGWHVGPIKLHDGKTEVATISHSGGINGFSALFVRAPERKEVVVLLDNTARGSKLMAMATGALSILHGIPPKQPQASIGEVVMATLEKSSAAEAIARYRTLKTTKATEYDFAERELNNVGYRLLGSGRVAEAIEIFKLNVEMFPGEGNVYDSLGEAYLAGGNKEQALVNYRRAVELNPKNTSAAETVKRLEQPAATR